The Vicia villosa cultivar HV-30 ecotype Madison, WI linkage group LG1, Vvil1.0, whole genome shotgun sequence genome includes a region encoding these proteins:
- the LOC131643510 gene encoding mediator of RNA polymerase II transcription subunit 31, with protein MASKMESDSPTDTPPSPPKNIYKDPDDGRQRFLLELEFVQCLANPTYIHYLAQNRNFEDEAFIGYLKYLQYWNRPEYIKFIMYPHCLYFLELLQNANFRNAMAHPVNKELTHRQQFYFWKNYRNNRLKHILPKPLPEPSAALPASTQPQPPVPALPPAPATNVAVTASSTQAPSPMPYGVPSGSSLAKNDMRNPTVDKRKRK; from the exons ATGGCCTCTAAAATGGAAAGCGATAGTCCAACAGATACCCCACCTTCACC GCCAAAAAATATATACAAGGATCCAGATGATGGGAGGCAGAGGTTTTTGCTTGAGCTGGAATTTGTTCAATGCCTTGCTAATCCTACCTACATCCAct ATTTGGCTCAGAACCGAAATTTTGAGGATGAAGCATTCATTGGGTACTTAAAGTATCTTCAATATTGGAATCGCCctgaatatattaaatttatcat GTATCCTCACTGCCTCTATTTTCTCGAGCTTCTTCAAAATGCAAATTTTCGCAATGCAATGGCACATCCTGTCAATAAG GAATTGACGCATAGGCAGCAGTTCTATTTCTGGAAGAACTATAGGAACAATCGGCTAAAACACATTTTACCAAAACCACTTCCAGAACCTAGTGCTGCACTTCCTGCTTCAACTCAACCTCAGCCACCTGTGCCTGCACTACCACCAGCACCTGCTACGAACGTTGCTGTGACAGCATCTTCTACTCAAGCTCCTTCTCCAATGCCATATGGTGTCCCTTCTGGTTCTAGTCTTGCAAAAAATGACATGAGGAATCCTACAGTTGATAAAAGGAAAAGAAAGTGA